The Papaver somniferum cultivar HN1 chromosome 3, ASM357369v1, whole genome shotgun sequence genome includes a region encoding these proteins:
- the LOC113361190 gene encoding peroxidase 5-like — protein sequence MGSNNIIIRFIGLVLLACCLSNVEAQLQVGFYQSTCFPAEFIIRNAVFNANRDITAGLVRLHFHDCFVRGCDGSVLIDSTPGNTAEKDSPANFPSLRGFEVVDTIKNALETVCPGVVSCADILAYAARDSLLRTGGIGYDVPAGRRDGTVSLASETIDLPRPTFNVTELTQNFANKGLTQEEMVTLSGTHTIGRSHCTSFRDRLYNFNSTVSQDPSLDAAYAAQLKLSCPESNNDPTLVVPMNPGSPNIADVGYFTDVLTNRGLFTSDQTLLTNQATAAQLAQNRNPFVWNDKLRAAMVKMGRIGVLTGNAGQIRLNCRVPN from the exons ATGGGTTCAAACAATATAATCATACGTTTTATTGGTTTGGTTCTATTAGCTTGTTGTCTAAGTAACGTAGAAGCTCAACTTCAAGTTGGGTTCTACCAAAGCACTTGTTTTCCAGCTGagtttattattaggaatgcagTCTTCAACGCAAATAGGGATATTACTGCAGGTTTAGTGAGACTCCATTTTCACGATTGTTTTGTTAGG GGTTGTGATGGTTCGGTTCTTATTGACTCGACGCCAGGAAACACGGCCGAGAAAGATTCACCTGCAAATTTCCCAAGTCTACGAGGTTTTGAAGTGGTGGACACTATTAAAAATGCCCTCGAAACAGTATGCCCAGGAGTGGTTTCTTGTGCTGATATACTTGCATATGCAGCAAGAGACAGTCTTTTAAGA ACAGGAGGAATAGGATACGATGTCCCAGCGGGGAGAAGAGATGGCACGGTTTCGTTAGCCTCGGAAACAATAGATTTGCCCCGTCCAACATTTAATGTGACTGAACTCACTCAAAATTTCGCAAATAAAGGACTGACGCAAGAAGAAATGGTGACACTATCAGGCACTCATACGATTGGTCGATCTCACTGTACTTCGTTCCGTGACAGACTCTACAATTTCAACTCAACTGTAAGCCAAGATCCAAGTTTAGACGCAGCTTATGCAGCCCAACTTAAGCTAAGTTGTCCGGAAAGTAACAATGATCCTACCCTAGTTGTCCCGATGAACCCGGGAAGTCCAAACATAGCCGATGTGGGATACTTCACTGATGTTTTAACCAACCGTGGGTTGTTTACATCAGACCAGACGCTCTTGACTAACCAGGCTACAGCTGCTCAGTTGGCCCAGAATCGGAACCCTTTTGTTTGGAATGACAAATTGAGAGCTGCAATGGTGAAGATGGGTAGAATTGGTGTCTTGACTGGAAATGCTGGGCAGATACGATTGAACTGTCGGGTTCCTAACTAA